The genomic segment AAAGCAGACCTGAAGGGGGTGATTTTAAGCATATGAAGGGAAGCTGTTTTGAGGTGTGAGGCCTCCCCAACCTCCATCAATCAGCTGTCCTGGTGATCTTAAAGTTGATTGTCCAaaaggggtgtgtgtatgtgtgtgcttgaCTGTTgctccagattggagaggaggTGGCaatgagaaggggagggaagagggaaaacCTAGCTCCACTCCTCATCCGCTGCTGTGTCTCCTCAGGATCCTGAAGTTCTGAGCCTGGGGCTCCTTGGCCTGGACACCAACCGagcccccaactggcctgggCTCCGGACGCTCCTGCAGCTGCTCCCTCCACAGGACAGCGATGtgggtctccctctccccagcttccCTCTTTTTACATTCTGTGGAAGAACCTTGGTCCAGAAGTCAGGGAACATGGATTTAAGGCCTAGCTATGCCACTAATTGGGAGAAGTCATCCCCCCAATCTCAGCCTGAGTTTTCACATCTACATAATGGTACAATGATCTATATGATGGCCGAACTGCCTGCCGCAATGCTTAGTTGAAGGGCAAATGAGAAAATGGGCATGAACGACTTTTGAAACAAATAATGGAATGTACAAATGTAGGGAGTATGGTTAAGTATTTATTGAGGCCCTATGTGCGCCCGGTCTAAAGGCTTATAATCAGCTGGGTAGGCAAGACAGGAGAATATGGACTAAGTAGGGCAAACACCATGGGAAGTAATACTGAGCTATATCTATGGTTCATTGGGAGCAAGCACCTAAATATGTGGGGACAGGGCTAAGTGCTGTGCCAGAGCTGAGTGATGAccgtccctgggggaggggagagcaagaCTGAGGTGGGTTTACTGGCACTCTTTTGTCCCTGTCCTCTTTCCATCTCAATGCCCTTCTAGGCTGTTACCACTGGCACCTCCCTGAGGTTCTACAACCTTCCTTTGACCCACCAGCAGCTAAGCCTTCTCCACTCAAGCTTCAACCTTGCCTGCTGGGGCTCTCCTGGTCACAGTGGAACCTGTTTCTGCAGGAGCGATACTGCCTGGCCcttggggaggaggagctggctgAGCTCCGGCTCTTCTGTGTCCAGCGGAGGCGGGAGGCCCTGGGACAGGGGGTGGCGTGCCTGATGCCTCCCAAGCTCGAAGAATGCACCTGTGAAAAGGTATGTAGtataccccccctcccccaatattcCCCTTCCTCCACTCTTTGCCCTCTCAATTCTGCAGAAGGAGCTAGCTTCTGAGACTCTGGTGAGAAAAGGGTTTGGGGATTGACAGTATGGCAAACTTCAAGAGAAACCAAGTTTGGGGGTGCTTGGtgagcctgcagtggaggtggggttgGGATGGAAGAGCCGGAGGGTGGTGCAGCCTCTGACCAGCCAGCACCCCGCCTGGCAGTGCAGGGAGCGCCCGAGGCCAGGGGAACACGGAGTGTTCCGCAGCCAGGGCAGGAGCCGCTGCTGGTACCAGGCTGGCTGTGCTTGCCAGGCCTGTGGCCAGGCCCTGATGAACCGCATCTACTGCGACCGCGACGGCACCTCTACTGCGGCCGTCATCGTGCTGAGCCGCCGAGGCCACGCTGCCCTGCCTGTGGCCAGGGACAGCTCTGAGTGGAGGTCTGTTCAGGGCCCAACGTGGCAGGATGTAGGGAATCTCTCCCCGTATCAGGGAATGGCGTGGGGCGGAGAGGCACAGCCTGGATCTTTGTGTTTCCCTTGCTCCGACCTGAGCTCTGGGCATGTGGGACCCTTTGCATCCTCCCTCACTGCGGTGTCCCCCATATTTTCTGGGATTGACAGCTTCTCTGGAGCAGGGACTCTTGGACAGACGTTCCCATCAGTGTTCTAGGTGCCCGGTGCTGTGCCTTATCATGCAAGAAACTCCCTTGAGTTAGCATAATGTGAGCACGGAACCCTGGGTCCCACTTCCCCACTTCGGGCTGTGCCACCTGCTAGCTGGGGATCCTGGCTAAGCCATCAGCCCTCCCTGCGTCGGAGAGTGGTTGAGTAGATCAAATGAGAATGTCTGCGGACGTGCTGTAGCGTTAACTGGCTATAAGGCGTGGttactggatgaatgaatgagtgaatgagtgaatgaatgaatgaatgaatgagccggtccccactccctctccccgcTGATCTTCTCCCGGCGCTGCACCGAGGCGGAGGGATGGCGCTGGCACGAGAACCACTTCTGCTGCCAGGACTGCGCCGGGCCCTGGGGCGGAGGACGCTATGCCCTGCCGGGGGGCGCCCTtgctgccccagctgctctgagaGTCGCTATTCGGATGCCGGCTGGAGCCTGGCCGCGACACGGGAAGGAAGGCCGTCCCTTGGCAAGGGAGGAAAGGTGCAGATCAAAGGGGAAGTGGGCAGCGGCtcgggctgggcagagggagctcTCCCGGGCTGGGGCCCTCGCCCCGGTCCCACGCCGTCCCGTCCCTCCAGCAGCGCCCCCGTCCTCCAACCGCACCCCCAAACCCGAGCTTCGGGGCCCGCAGCTCTCACCACGCATCCCTGGCCGGAGCACTCCGAGGGCCTCCTGAGCCCATCCCGCGCCGCGGGTGAGGTTGCGGCGCGGGACTCACTCCGGGACTGGGGATGCTGCCGCCCCCTGGTGggcggaggcggggaggggcgAGGAGCCGGAGAGGACTCGCGCGGAGGCCGGCGCacccccgggggcggggcgggaggctgGGCCTAGCTACGCGGGGGCCGCCCCGCCCGGGTCTGGGGGTGTGAGACGCCGGCCTCTGAGAAAGGCCTGTCTGGCCCGGCCggagcaggggaggcagggctcgGCAGGGCTGAAGGAGGGGACCGCGCTCCACTACCCTCTGCCACCATCTCCGGAGCAGTCTTCGCCGCGGCTGCCAGCTCCAGTCCGGAAACCCAGAGGCGGCGGCTGGGATCCAGGCGGGAGCAGGAGTGCCGAGCTGGGGACAAGGCTGAGGCACCCAAAGGACGAGAGCAGGGCCCCCGGAGACGTCCGTTGATCCCCAGGAGGatgtcccctgccccacctgctcctcGTCCTCTGACTCAGAACTTTAGGTCGGCGCCTTCCCCGGCCCTGCCAGACCCCGAGACGCCCCCAAGCGGTGAAGTGACACCTCCGGGAAGCATTGCACCACGTGCTAGTGGCGCGGCCCGGGGCGGGGGAGTCGAGGGGAGGGGTGATCTGTAAGGCGGAGGCCGAGACTCCTCTCCCCGTAAAAATCCTAGACTGAACGCAATCAGGGACACGCCTGGGAGAGGCGGCGGGGTGACAAACTGAGTACTTCCTCTTCAGCCCGCGCATTCTGTGACTTTTGATGGAGACTGTCTTGGGGAGCTCCATGTCCCAAAGCTACGCAGCCCCTGCTGAGCTAGCCCCTACTGCGACCCCACAGGCTGGGGCACCTGGATCCCCAGCATCCCCCTGAGCCAATGAAGTGATCACTCAGAGGCCGCGGGTGACGTGACGGCTGGGCGAGCCGgaggccgggagggggcgggagggggcaggaccCTGGAAGCGCAGGGCCGAGCCTGCTCCTCCCCTCGCAGAGCACGTGGGCGCTCAGCCCCGGGTTCCACCTCTAGGGTGTCGGACTCGCTCCCGCCGCGGCGCCCTCCGTTGGCCGGTAGCCGGCGGAAGTACGGCGCCGGAAATGGCGTCATCCCCGTGCGCGGGCAGCGTTCGTGGTCAGGCCTTGCGGAGCGTGGAGGTGCTGCTATGGCTTCCAGCGGGATCGGTGTGAACGCGGGCGGCTCGGCAAATGAAGCTCCAGAAATTCCAGACAATGTGGGAGATTGGCTTCGGGGCGTCTACCGCTTCGCCACCGATAGGAATGATTTCCGGAGGTAACCGAGCCCGAAGCCcggtccctctgcccctcccctccgcGCCCGAGTACACACCCTGCGGCCTTTCCCTCCGCCCGGGCTGGCGCCTCCGGGTGGTCAGACTGCTAGCCTCTAGGCCTTTCCGTGACTGGCCGAGGTTGCGGAGGGCCTCGACTCGGAGAGTTCGGTGCAGCAAAAGCGATGTTTTCAGTTACCCTGACCGAGGtgcggtgggggtgggtggacCCGGGAGGAGGAGGCGCACACACACAAACGGGCTTTTCGGCCCTAGATGAGCGTTTTACTGGTCTTGGCATTTGACCTTTCTCTTATTAGACAGACACGAAGTCTCAATAACTGTGTGGGTCTTGGACAGGCTACCGTGTAATGATCACCGCCCCTGCAATCTAGAAGTGTTTTGCCTCTGGGAGGTTTTTCCAGGGTGGCGGCGGTGGGAAGCCTATGACCACAAGGTTAATAGAATCATTCTTTTTCCAGGAACTTGATCCTCAATTTGGGACTTTTCGCTGCAGGAGTTTGGCTGGCCAGGAATTTGAGTGACATTGACTTAATGGCACCTCAGCCAGGGGTGTAGCCAAATAGGTAAGCAGGTAACCAGTGTCTTGTGTGTCATAAGAGTCCTAGAGGCCGGGAGAAGCAATAATTTTATCAGCTGTTCACAAAATGTAGGAGACTTGATGTAAAACCTCCGGCAGCTTCCTAGTTACATATGTTTCCCTGTTAGAAGGAATTTGAGTCACCCATTTCCCTGCAGTGCTTTTACATGCCACCTACTGTTCTGTTGTCTGATTGCAGACACATGGAATCCGAGATGTACTTGAACCTTCCAAACACAGAGCCTCCGATCTGTGACGGTCACAAGACTTTCCCTGATAGCAGCTGAGGTTTGATACAGatggcttccttccctttcctgcctgctttccttcGAAGAGTACTCAGAATTCATTCTCTGGTCAGCAGTCAGGCTTCAGCTAAAGTGTTGTCCTCTGTTTTGTAAAGTTCTGTACATAATTCCTAAGTTTCAGTAGAGAGTGATCTTTGCTCTTTCTTGAGGAATAACCTGATGGTATTTTAACAATTATCTGAAATAAAGACTGCACACAAAGACagccatttttgttcttttaatacgAAACTTCAGCTTACAAAAACAAGGTGTAAAAAGTTGATTtacaaaaatcataaaaacataatttatatttcacACATGAGATAGGAACAAGCCCAAACATGGTTGTGGCAGAGGTGGATTGcttcatattaaaagaaaaaaagaaatggaaactgtAGCCACTATTCATTGATGTTAACATAGCATGAAGCTTACTGAGGAATTTCCATTTGTGAGCGTTACTAGGGGAAGAATCTTTTCGGTGTTGCATAGCATGTTAATGCTCCAGGTGGGTTTTCCAGGCACCAGGGAGGCATTGTTGCTGTAAGAGAATGGGATTTATTGGTAGAAAGGGCAGTGATCGGCAGGTGGAGGCTAGGTGTTAAGTAAGCCTGAGCTATGGGCACTGAAGTGAGCATGTCTACTTGAGAAAACTGCTTCCTTCACAAGGAAATAGATGTTTTATGACACTGGAACTCGGTAGTGTCGCTGTCCAGGAGTTTGGAGTTCTTTGGAAATGGGATATGTAATGAACTGGCCTGGAAAGACTCCTGCAGGAGAGATGTGGAGATAGTGACACGTTCCCCTTGACAACTTTTTTCCTACTTGATTTACTCTactaggcatttaaaaaaatactgctttCTGTGCCAAGTCTCTTAATGGAACCGGTATGGGATAAGGGACATGAATGGGAAAGGAGGGtcagtgtaaatgtaccacagtagTCTAATAGTTATGGTTGACAGATGTTGTCTCTAGCAACCTGTTCACCAAAGGtaaataagacaaaataattcCTCTTGACCCTGCTGGCATAAATCTCATTAAGAAAGCTGtttgagccgaaaccagtttggctcagtggatagagcatcggcctgcggactgaagggtcccaggttcgattccggccaagggcacgtgccttcgttgcgggtacatccccagtgtggggtgtgcaggaggcagctgatcggtgtttctctctcattgatgtttctaactctctatccctctcccttcctctctgtaaaaaaatctataaaatatattttttttaaaaaaaagctgtttGAGAATTAGATTTTTAAtacatcttcttttaaaaagcactatTCCCTTGTATTAATAGGTCCCATTTGTTAAAAGGAGGGAGTTTGAGCCAGTGAATTCAGGGCTGTGGCTGGCTTAACATGAAACCATGAACCTTTATGCCACAGTGGGACCACAAAGGATTTGATAGATTTGTATCTTACCAGGTGTTAAGATGAGGAACGGTCACATATATGAGAGCAAGGCTTAAGTTTGAAGCCGTCAATCCCAAAATGGTGACCAGGAAGGAAACTTTTATGCCACAGCATAGGTCTAAGCCCCTTTCCACCTGTGTCAGGCCACTGCTAAGACCAGTATGAACACCTCCTGTTCTTTATAACAGTGAAACTTACATCCTTGAAGTCTGCTACAGATCTCATAATTGTGAAcagttttatttcataaatgctttcaaaattaaaaatccaaacccagccaggctggtgtggctcagtggttgagtcaggcaggaggtcacagtttgattcccggtcagggcacatgcccagttttcgggctcaatccccattgtagggggcatgcaggaggcagcagatcaatgattctctctcatcattgatgtttctatctctccctctcccttcctttctctgaaatcaatttttaaaaaaatcaaaacccgccctaaccggtttggctcagtggatagagcgttggcctatgaactcaagggtcccaggttcgattccagtcaagggcatgtaccttggttggggacacgtccccagtagggggtgtgcaggaggcagctgattgatgtttctctcatcgatgtttctaactctctctccctctccctctctgtaaaaaaatcaataaaatatattttaaaaaatcaaaacccaGTAAAATTAAGATATGGTAGCTTTCAAAAGTATTGAAATTTCACTcaatttaatgttttatattgtatgtcaattgtaattaaacttatttttaaaaattaatgttttagctTCAAGTAATAGTGTTCACTGTCGGTTGGTTTGTAAAGCCATATGCTGGTAAGGTTAAGTTTTATTTAAACTGGCTTAATTCCTCAAAGTGATGAGACTAGCAAAGCTACCAAATTTACAATTTCAGAAATGGTGGTGAGTATTCATTCTATGAATGAAAGTGCTGATTTCACCATTCTAACACAGCATTCTCCCCAAAGGAAATCAGTTTTACATCCTGTCAGTTTTCAGCCCTGGCTAATAACACAGTACTATGAAAATCTCCTTACACTACCTACTTAGATTTTAAATGGAAACTTGCCAGTAGAATAAGTATGGAAAGAGTCTACAAAAATGACTATTCACCTCAATGCTATAGTAGCTATGGTGTAGTTAGGGCAATGTGTGGATTGAATGAGTACAGTGGTTAAAGTCAAAGCCTTAGACCAGGAGAATGGTTAACTTAAATGTGAAAGATATAAACTAAACTGTCGTATTTGGAAGGCGCTGTCAGCAGTAGTGCTGACTTGAAAGAATGTGAGCCACCAGGGAGATACATAGTTACCTGGTAAAAAATTAAGTGGCCGTGGGAGGTTTTACTCCAAAGATAGAACCTCCTCACCTAATTAAGCCAGTAGTTAAGCGGAGAGACCCAATTATTAAATGTGCTTTGAGTGGTGAGCTTTTCAAACATCCTTTGAAGTCTCATGAGCTCAGTGGAAACCTTAAGGGCAGAGGAAAGGACTTGTGCAAACAGCTCGAAGGTGAGCAGACGGGGTCTCACCTTCCACAGCCACTCAGCACCATCCCAGTCGGCACCTGCTGGGAAAGGGGACTGTGGCAGGTTCTTGGAGCCTTCTCTAGCAAATGACACAGTGCACTGGCTTGCCTTACAATCTAAACCAAAGGTTCACATACAGGGGACTGTGTTCTACACtgctttctgaaattttctgcAAAAGAAATTTAGAATTAATGAAGGTAGTATTTCAAGGGACCCATTTTTGTTTGACTCCTACCATAAGTTCCCAGCATTAGGAAAACAAAAGCCTTTTCTGAACATTTGTGCTCTCCCAACCAGCGGGGAAAGTGGCCTTCCGCTCCTAAGATATAACCGGGATGGGGAACAGTGTATGGTTAGAAGGGCGGCCCTCCTGCCTGATTGAACAGGCTTGAGTTAATGTTTTGAACATAAAAGGGGTGGTGAAAAAGAATGGGATACACAGTCTGCCTTGAAAAGCAGACATTTCATGAATAATCACAATTATTTTGGACATTACAGTAAAATTTCAGATCTTGCTGGTAAGAACAATTTGCTTTCACACATGAGACatgaaacacttttaaaaagtctGATACCAAATGTCCTTTACACTCTACAGACCAATATGCCACTTGACAAGAAGGATTCCTTTCCCTTAATCTTTTCAATCCCATGCAAACCATAATTGGGTACAAGGCACCAAATTTtatgaattatataaaattagTTCACAAAGCTTTATCAGTAAGAAAACAAACTCCATTTCACCTtccctgcctgcccacccacatCCCACCCTCCACACCCGACCAAGTTTTCCTTCTGCACTACTGTCGACCTCTCTCAGGCTTATGCTGGGGCCGCTAGGGCCATGACCCACtgccagccaccccaccccattaGTTCTTGCAATAGGACAGAACTGTAAGCCAGAGAAGGGAACTCAAGACGCTCACTTACTAGAAGCCttgtcattaaaaacaaaaataaactctgctATTGAGTCCATAGGACACATTAACACTTCTACAGTTTCCAATTTTATTCATAACATTTAAAGAGACATCTGGAAATTCTTTATGGTGTGGCACTGCCCCCCTCAGTCTGAGAGGGGCTGGATCAAAGCTGGCAAGAGCTCTGCCCACCATTTAATAAGAGCTTCAGTTTCTAGCTGTTGAGGGCATTCCTAATCTTTTTCACGCTAGTACGAATGCTCATCTCCGAGGCAACCACAAGTATGAAGGTCAAGCTAGACTGAGGTAAAAACCCTTTCTGAGGGCCAGGGTGCATTCATCTTGGCTGGCTACAACAGGAAGTAAACACACCAGCCAACTGCTCAGGGCTCTTGGAGCAGGATGCTAACTACTTATCTGGGAGAGAAGCAGGTCCGGACGGTTCAGTTAAGAAATGTTGGGTTTGATTTGGCAGCATTTAGTCAACTTCTACCTGGTTCTTATTGTTTCAATGTAAAGTAAGATGCAACTAAGAAATTCATCTACTTccaatatgtaaataaattaaaggcAAAGGGACAATTCCCTCACAACAGCCGTTGATTTCTGTAGCAGGGaacttttctttaataaaaatcttCATAAATACTGACTTCTCAACAGCGTCTAGTGTTGCTGCCTCTGGGTACCTGAGGAGTCTGTGACTGCAGGGGCACCTCCATGAATGTGCAGCTCAGTGAGGATTCTGATATGGGTGTCTATTCAACTCATTTTGAACATTTTGTTAATTTGATACAGGGGTGTTCAGCTAAGGTAAGCCCTTATTTTACAGTTTTAATCTGCTTAATATGCCTTATAATATTTGGTATAAaactatttctaaaaattaaatttgaagatattttaattttccattaaatgttctttttttttcttctcaaatattTCCCCCTGGACAGCCTGAGGGATGAAGTAGATGCTCTATTCTTCTCCATTTGTAAGTTATCTTTTTCTAGAATAATAAATATAGCATTCAAGGAAAGATGAGGcacaatttatattttccttttctttttactctcccgaTTGTTTTTAGTTAATGGGCTTTTCTGTTGCCATAAAAAGTCATCACCAATCATTTCGACTTAAAATGTGGATCTGGAGAGTATAGCTTCACATCAGAGCCTCTGGCAGCGTATGCAGCTGTGACACTTTAAAACAGTGTCCAGGAGAAGGTGAGCCCAGGCCAAGCTTATACAAAGAAGCCTGTAGCAGACAATATAAACCAAATAGCATAAAAAATGCCATACGCTATCGCTTCCAAATAAAAGCTAAATATTACAGAAACCTCACAGTGTTGGAAAAAGcaagtgtaatttaaaatataggaACTCTCCCTTTCTTAGCAGGGTGagccattttctttctgattttcctCCATGTTTCAGTGTTGTCTGGCAGGTCCTAGGGGAGAGTTAATCTCAAAAGAGGTAAAAAACAAGTGCTCCAGATCTGCTCCAGAATGTGGCTCATCAATAGCACTAAAGCTACGACCCTTATTTGTTACCCTCTCTTTTCTCaactccccatcccttcccaaaCTCCCTTCCATAACTACTCCCTTCAAGTGACAACTCTACTTCTACCTGAATTGAAAAGTTTATATGACATACTCAGTCAAAAGATGAGCATTCATATGACAAGCTGAGGCAGCCTACAGCAACCCCAGAACAAGAGTTTCGGTTTGCATTCACTTGTACTGGCGAGTCTTAAGTGAAGGATTAAGAAGGGAAGTTCAGTGGTGCCTGATGAGGAGGAAGGTCTCCATCTGGGCCACTTCATTCCACTTAGAAACTGACCCCGTGTGGAAAGGTCTATTTTGCTAGCACTGGAGTAGAGGACAGGGCACTCTTGCTTTCTCTGGTGGACTCTGTGGCTGGGTAAAGAAACAGTAGGGATGATCAGATTGGGGAGGAAACACGCCAGAGCCGCCAGCGGTAAACTGTTCAGACATATGGGGGACAGCTTCCCTAAGCCCTTGGAAAGCAAAAGCTCCCAAAACTTGTGGTGAACAATAATGTTCTAACCCTCCAGGAGCAAGAAAGAAGCTGTGAGCTAAGAAAAGCTACATGCTGCACCAAGTGAGATCAGGTGACAGGCATTCAGATAAGCCCTGGGCCACTGGCTATTCCCACCCACCCTCAACTGAGTTCTGAGAAAGCCTCAGACCACTGACCTAAATAAAGACCAATTTAAACTAAACCCTAGACCTTGACCTGAACCAGGGATTCACTACCGAACTGAGTAGCCAGAAGTGTCCTTAGGCTACAAAGAACATGTCACGAGCCAGTTTACTGCTTCCCTATATGAACCTCTCCTTTAGAATGAAGGAATGTTCATGCCAGTCTCAGAAGCCCCAGGGAAGGTATGACAAGTGAAAAACCTCCCATTTTGCATGGGGAAATTTGCTCCATGCATCTCATTCCACTCTTTAActatcctctcctcccccctaaGTAAGTCTGCAAGTTTTCAACCCCTGAAGATTACTTCCTTTGTAGGACAATTCCTTAGACTTCACCTGCTGCCTCAGAACCAATCCCATCAGGAAAGCTGCTAGCCcagtgcccccgcccccccaccatgTGCTTTGTCCTCGGCTGCTTACATCAGGAGGATTCTTCTGGTGCTGCAAGGAGGCCCTGATTAGCAGGGGAATCACATAATGGAAAAACATGGCTGCTCTCCTGGCTGGATATGATCAGCTTACTCCCTCTTTGCTCTACCCAGATCACTCTATATTCAGAAGTAACTGATGAAGCTTCATACAAGTTTCTACTTTTGATTTGTTTTATCAAAGGAGGGACTTTCCAAATCAATTCAAAACAAAGTGACTACATATTTTATGACAGCATATGAGTCACCTGGTACCTCTGCTCTAGACCCAGTAAGGCAAACCCAGTAACCTGTTCCTGCAGTAAACCTCATTTCCTATCAGGAAAGATGTACAGACACCAAGAGTTTAAAAGCAAGCCAGTCTGTGATGTGCCTCCCATTCAGGGGAAGGTCCGTGGTCTGCCCTCATTGTTGCTGGGCGGCACCTGAGCTTGGAGATGGGTTTCAGAGAGTTTTGCATTGCCCTGAACTGTTCTTTGAGTGTAAAAAAGGATGTAGGCTTGAGTTTTGCACACTTCCTCGACATTGCATACATTCAGCTTTGAGTCATTGCAGTGGACCCAAAAACCTAGGAAACCAAAGGAAAGAAAGCGTAAATGACTACCCAACTTATATTTCTAATCAGCAGGCAAAACCAGGAGATGAAGAAAGTGTGAATAGAGCTAACCCCTGActactggtggtggtggtgtggagTGCAGGGGAGACAagtaaatgaaaccaagagactTCCCTGTAACCACTAGCTTTAACCCCACCAAACCCCACCACAATACTGCTTACAATATCACCCGACTGGAATTTTTATCCTTATTTCATTCAGACTTTTTCATTCCCCATTAGGGCCTTCCACAAAGACAGCCAGGAGACTGAGGGCGAAGACgggaaaaggaggaggatgaAAGGGGGCATGTAAATAGAGAGGAGTGATAAAGGAACATTTAGAAGgaataaaaagttttttgttCATAGGCTCACTCTGGCTGCCCCAAGGGCTGAGGGATTCAAGTTCAGTACACTGCTGAAAAGACCTCGCAGCGCACCTGCCCAGCGCAGTAGATGGGAGGCTCTGCTCTCGGGACTTCTTGAGAGGGGCCCTTGATCCCCCACACCTTCCATGGTAAGGGA from the Eptesicus fuscus isolate TK198812 chromosome 10, DD_ASM_mEF_20220401, whole genome shotgun sequence genome contains:
- the PRICKLE4 gene encoding LOW QUALITY PROTEIN: prickle-like protein 4 (The sequence of the model RefSeq protein was modified relative to this genomic sequence to represent the inferred CDS: inserted 3 bases in 3 codons), which produces MSLVAPARRGQGFGDSPPVPRCQSEPISARKGNLLLKLPLVFQRDVGKDPEVLSLGLLGLDTNRAPNWPGLRTLLQLLPPQDSDERYCLALGEEELAELRLFCVQRRREALGQGVACLMPPKLEECTCEKCRERPRPGEHGVFRSQGRSRCWYQAGCACQACGQALMNRIYCDRDGXLYCGRHRAEPPRPRCPACGQLIFSRRCTEAEGWRWHENHFCCQDCAGPWGGGRYALPGGXPCCPSCSESRYSDAGWSLAATREGRPSLGEAGLGRAEGGDRAPLPSATISGAVFAAAASSSPETQRRRLGSRREQECRAGDKAEAPKGREQXPPETSVDPQEDVPCPTCSSSSDSEL
- the TOMM6 gene encoding mitochondrial import receptor subunit TOM6 homolog, whose amino-acid sequence is MASSGIGVNAGGSANEAPEIPDNVGDWLRGVYRFATDRNDFRRNLILNLGLFAAGVWLARNLSDIDLMAPQPGV